Proteins from a genomic interval of Callospermophilus lateralis isolate mCalLat2 chromosome 1, mCalLat2.hap1, whole genome shotgun sequence:
- the Rps15 gene encoding small ribosomal subunit protein uS19, translated as MAEVEQKKKRTFRKFTYRGVDLDQLLDMSYEQLMQLYSARQRRRLNRGLRRKQHSLLKRLRKAKKEAPPMEKPEVVKTHLRDMIILPEMVGSMVGVYNGKTFNQVEIKPEMIGHYLGEFSITYKPVKHGRPGIGATHSSRFIPLK; from the exons ATG GCGGAAGTGGAGCAGAAGAAGAAGCGGACCTTCCGCAAGTTCACCTATCGCGGCGTGGACCTCGACCAGCTGCTGGACATGTCCTA CGAGCAGCTGATGCAGCTGTACAGCGCACGCCAGCGGCGGCGGCTGAACCGCGGCCTGCGGCGGAAGCAGCACTCGTTGCTGAAGCGCCTGCGCAAGGCCAAAAAGGAGGCGCCCCCGATGGAGAAGCCCGAGGTGGTGAAGACACACCTGCGGGACATGATAATTCTGCCTGAAATGGTGGGCAGCATGGTTGGCGTCTACAACGGCAAGACCTTCAACCAGGTGGAGATCAAG CCCGAGATGATCGGCCACTACCTGGGCGAGTTCTCCATCACCTACAAGCCCGTGAAGCACGGCCGGCCTGGCATTGGGGCCACCCATTCGTCCCGCTTCATCCCCCTCAAGTAG